Part of the Solanum stenotomum isolate F172 unplaced genomic scaffold, ASM1918654v1 scaffold9373, whole genome shotgun sequence genome is shown below.
AAGATTGTTTCCCAAAAACAAAGTCTTGGAATGAGAGTAGGGATTGCTGCAGTTGGGATGGAGTCACTTGTGACTTATTAAACGGTCATGTTATCGGGTTAGACCTTAGTTGTAGTCTGCTTTTTGGCACTTTTCCTCCCAATAGTAGCCTCTTCCAACTTCATCATCTCCACACACTAAACCTTGCTTACAATGACTTTAATCATTCTTCAATCCCACATAACATTGGCCAATTGACAAATTTGAGGCATCTCAACCTTTCTGATGCTTACTTTCTAGGGAAAATCCCAACAGAAATCTCATACCTTTCCAATTTGGTTTCACTTCATCTTTCTAATGGTTATTCTTTTTATGAGTGTGAATTACAACTTGATGAGAGAACATTTGAAGCAATGTTTCAGAACTTCACAAATACTTTCTCTCTCTTATGTCAACATCTCATCTCCGATACCTGTGAATATTTCTTCTTCCTACTTAAGGTACCTGGATCTTGATGGTACTAATCTGCGAGGTGTTCTCACAGAGAGACTTTTCCTTCTGCCAAACAGCTTGGAAACgctcaaattgagtgggaattATCTTCTCCAAGGAGTTTTTCCAAAGACCCACCCTCTGTTAATGGAGTTGGATATTTCATACACAGGAATCTCTGGTGAGCTGCCTGATTCAATTGGCACATTGAGTTCCTTGAATATCTTGAACCTCCAACAATGTCAATTCTCTGGTTCCATTCCTGATTCCATAGGCAACCTAACACAAATTACGGTGTTGATTTTATCTATTAATCATTTCACTGGCCATATTCCTTCCACAATCTCTAAATTGAAGCACCTCAGAATTTTATATCTTTCTGACAACTCCTTTTCAGGTGAAATTCCTGATGTTTTCTCTAACCTCCAAGAGCTACGTTATTTAGATCTTTCTTATAACAGCTTCATCGGTTCGTTTCCTTCCACAATTTTAAACTTGACACATCTTAGCAAAGCAAGCATGCTTCAAAAGCTAACTTCTGTGGATTTGTCATACAACTCACTGAATGGTACCATACCATCTTGGGTGTTTAGCCTACCTTCCCTATCTTCAGTGTTGCTCCAACATAACCGATTCAGAGGACTAGCCGATGAAGTGATCAAAACAAACCCAACATTAAAAGAACTGCATTTAAGCAATAATCAACTCAGTGGTTCTTTTCCTCAATCACTTGTGAATCTCACAAACCTTGAAACCCTTGGAATTTCATCAAATAACATCACCATTGATGAGGGAATGAATATCACCTTTCTTAGCCTATCATCTTTATTCTTATCATCTTGTCAACTGAAGGATTTTCCACACTTCTTGAGAAATGTAAAGACACTTGTGTACTTGGATATTTCTAACAATAAGATTCGTGGTCAAATTCCTGACTGGTTTAGCGGCATGAGATGGGACTCGTTGAAGTTCCTAAACCTTTCTCATAATTCATTGACAGGCCACCTACCACAATTTCATTACTATAGTCTAGAGTATCTTGATCTGAAATTTAACTCCCTTCAGGGTCCACTACCTTCATCCATTTGTAGCATAAGTTCGCTTATCTTATTAGATTTATCACGCAACAACTTCAGTGACTCAGTTCCACATTGCTTGGGAAGCATGGCTAGTCTAACGGTGCTAGACTTAAGAAGGAACAATTTCACAGGGAGTCTTCCCCATTTATGTGCACAAAGCCCTTCATTGAGTACCATTGTCGTAAATGGTAATCGATTTGAAGGACCTGTTCCTGTGTCGTTGCTCAATTGTAATGGTCTACAAGTCCTTGATGTAGGGAACAATGCTATAAATGACACGTTTCCAGCTTGGCTCGGAACTCTTCAAGAGCTGCAGGTCCTTATATTAAAGTCGAACAAGTTCCATGGACCTATAAGTACGTGTCAGACTAAGTTTTGCTTTCTCGAGTTGCGAATTTTTGATCTTTCTCGTAATGATTTCAGTGGCTCACTTCCTGCAAAAGTTTTTGGAAACTTCAAGGCAATGATCAAATTAGATGGTGAAGACACAGGAAATATCATGTACATGGAATCTGTGTCGATTTCGCCATTTGTCATATCCTATGAGGATTCAGTGAGTTTGGTAATCAAAGGGCACGATATTGAGCTACAAAGAATCAGCACAATTATGACAACCATAGATCTCTCAAGCAATCATTTTGAAGGTGTGATTCCGAAAACACTAAAGGATCTCAGCTCACTTCGGCTACTCAATTTATCCCGTAACAATCTCAGAGGGGATATTCCAATGAAACTAGGACAATTGAGTATGCTTGAAGCTTTAGATCTCTCTTGGAATCGGCTCACTGGAAAGATTCCACAGGAATTGACAAGAATGAACTTTCTGGCCTTCTTAAACCTCTCTCAAAATCATCTCGTCGGACCAATTCCTCAAGGTCGACAATTCAACACATTTGAAAATGACTCATATGGTGGCAACCTTGATTTATGTGGTCTTCCTTTAACAAAGAAATGTGGAATGAGTGATTCATCGCATGTTCCTCAACAATTGGAGTCCGAAGAAGAAGGCGAGACATATTTTTTTAGTGGATTTACTTGGGAATCAGTAGTCATAGGCTACAGTTTTGGACTAGTTGTTGGAACTGTCATGTGGAGTCTCATGTTTAAATATCGTAAGCCAAAATGGTTTGTGGAATTTTTCGAAGGACTCATGCCTCACAAAAGAAGAAGGCCACAGAAGAGAGCTCAGAGACGACGGACTTAATGGAAGATTGAGAGGGGCCAACTTGTCTTTAGTTGATTGAACTTTTCTGATTCTGTTTTTGTGTGTT
Proteins encoded:
- the LOC125853088 gene encoding receptor-like protein 7, whose protein sequence is MVILFMSVNYNLMREHLKQCFRTSQILSLSYVNISSPIPVNISSSYLRYLDLDGTNLRGVLTERLFLLPNSLETLKLSGNYLLQGVFPKTHPLLMELDISYTGISGELPDSIGTLSSLNILNLQQCQFSGSIPDSIGNLTQITVLILSINHFTGHIPSTISKLKHLRILYLSDNSFSGEIPDVFSNLQELRYLDLSYNSFIGSFPSTILNLTHLSKASMLQKLTSVDLSYNSLNGTIPSWVFSLPSLSSVLLQHNRFRGLADEVIKTNPTLKELHLSNNQLSGSFPQSLVNLTNLETLGISSNNITIDEGMNITFLSLSSLFLSSCQLKDFPHFLRNVKTLVYLDISNNKIRGQIPDWFSGMRWDSLKFLNLSHNSLTGHLPQFHYYSLEYLDLKFNSLQGPLPSSICSISSLILLDLSRNNFSDSVPHCLGSMASLTVLDLRRNNFTGSLPHLCAQSPSLSTIVVNGNRFEGPVPVSLLNCNGLQVLDVGNNAINDTFPAWLGTLQELQVLILKSNKFHGPISTCQTKFCFLELRIFDLSRNDFSGSLPAKVFGNFKAMIKLDGEDTGNIMYMESVSISPFVISYEDSVSLVIKGHDIELQRISTIMTTIDLSSNHFEGVIPKTLKDLSSLRLLNLSRNNLRGDIPMKLGQLSMLEALDLSWNRLTGKIPQELTRMNFLAFLNLSQNHLVGPIPQGRQFNTFENDSYGGNLDLCGLPLTKKCGMSDSSHVPQQLESEEEGETYFFSGFTWESVVIGYSFGLVVGTVMWSLMFKYRKPKWFVEFFEGLMPHKRRRPQKRAQRRRT